ATCTGCATCCACACGGGAACGAGCAGCACCACGTTCACCGTCCCCGCGACGATCTGCAGTCCGAACAGCCACGCCAGCATCCGCGAAAACCGCACGGTGGACGGGTCCGGCCGCATCCTGCGCACCGCCGCGCCAGAGAGGACCACGAACAGCCCCGTAGCGATGGCGATGGCGGGGTGCACCACCCGCAGCCGCTCCAGGAAGTGCGCCGTGGGCGACAGGTTCAGCCCTACGGAAGTCTTGGGGAACAGGGTGTCGCCCAGCGCGGTGATGGCGCCCGTCACACCGACGATCAGCGTCAGCACGATGGCCGAAAGCATCAGCACCGCCGCGGCGCCCTGGCCGCGAAGGCGGATGCGTGGAGCCCCGGTGGCCCACCAGGCGGTGAGCGTGAGGGCGCCCAGCAGGAAGAAGGTGTTGACCAGGTGAAGCGCCATCATGAACGCCCGCCAGCCGGACGAGTTGGCGCCCACGAGTTCCAGCAGCACCAGCCCGGCGCCCACCGCCGCCTCGGTGAGCATCAGCACCACCGACGCGACGGCACCGGCGCGCGCGGGTGCGCCCTTCGGCAGGCTGCGGAACCCGTAGAGGAGCAGCGCCACGACGGCGAGCAGCGCCAGGCCGCTGGTGGCCCGATGCGTGAACTCGATGATGGTTTCGGCCGAGGGGCTGCGCGGAATCGTCTGGCCGTTGCAGCGCGGCCAGTGACGCCCGCACCCCGCGCCGGAACCCGTGGCGCGCACGTACGCCCCCCACAGCACCACGGCCATGGTGTACGCCAGCACCAGCTGCGCGGCGCGGGCAAAGCCCTTGTGGGCGTTGGGGTTGATGGACATCAGGCGTGCGTGGGTGATGGGCGGCGACGGCGCACCACGGTACAGGGCCGGGGCGCGCGCGCGCAAGTGGTTGAACGCTTTGGGCTTGGCGGCCGTGGGGCAATCTCCCGCGGGAGTGTCGGGAATCACCCGCATAGGGTGGCGCTCCGGGGCCGCCAGCGTATATTTGGGCCACCCTGCACCCGGAACGAGCAACTCGATGTCCGAAGCGATCGCCGCCCTTTCCACCGAACCCCTGAGCGCTCCCCGCCCCGCGCCCCCGCGCGACGGGGCCGACGCGCAGATGACCACGGCCACGCAACGGGCCGGCATGGCCGCCGCGCGCACCGGGTCGGGGGGCGTGGCGCAGCGGCTGCGCGACTATGTGACGCTCACCAAGCCGCGCATCATCTCGCTGCTGCTGGTGACCACGGCCGCGCCCATGTTCATCGCGCTGGGCCGCATGCCGGGCGCGGGCGTGCTGCTGTGGACGCTGCTGGGCGGATACCTGATGGCGGGCGGGGCCAACGCCATCAACATGTTCATGGACCGCGACATCGACGCGCACATGCCGCGGACGAAGCTGCGGCCCATCCCCAGCGGCCGCATGTCCCCGGGGCACGTGCTGGCCTTCGGCGTCACGCTCGGTGCGGCGGCGTTCGCGCTGTTCGCGTTCAAGGTCAACCTGATCAGCGGCATCCTCGCGCTGGCGGGGCTTCTGTTCTACGTCTTCGTCTACACGCGCTGGCTGAAGCGCACCTCCCCGCAGAACATCGTCATCGGCGGGGCGGCGGGCGCGTTTCCGCCGCTGGTGGGGTGGGCGGCGGCCACGGGCGAGATCTCGCTGACGGCCGTCTACCTGTTCATGATCGTGTTCTTCTGGACGCCGCCGCACTTCTGGGCGCTGGCGCTGGTCAAGCAGAAGGACTACGGCCGCGCGGGCGTGCCCATGGCCCCCAACGTGTGGGGCGAGCGCGAGACCATGAAGCAGATGCTGCTGTACACGCTCATCCTGGTGCCCCTGTCGCTGGGGCCCGTGACGTACGGCGGGCTGGGCGCCTTCTACGGCGTGATGGCGGCCATCCTGGGGCTGTGGTTCCTGCGCGACGTGGTGCGGGTGATGCGCGCGGCGGATTTCGTGAAGCCGGCCTGGGCGCTGTACCGCAACTCGCTGCTGTACCTGGCCCTGCTCTTCGTGGCGATGGCCATCGACGGCGTGGTCTCGGCCGAGGGCGAGCGCTCGCCGGGCGTGGTGTTCGTGCGCTCGTCGCCGGTGGCCGTCGCCGCCGAGCCCGCTGCGCCGTGAGCAGGGAAGCCAACATCGGCTTTCAGGCCAAGAGCCCGTCGGGGGACGAGGGCTACGTCATCATGCTCTTTCCGCCGGACGCGGATGGGACGGTGCGCTACCGTGAGTGGCCCTGCGACCAGGACCCGGAGCTTCCCGGGCACGACCGGCAGGCGCCCGCTGGCGAGCTGGTCCGGCGCGTGGAGGAGTGGCGCCGCGCCGGGTGGAAGTTCACCGAATCGCCCATCCGCATCACCTACTGGCTGACCGAAGGCCGCTGACCGGCGGCCTTTTCCCCGTCCCTCCCCAACCCTCCCGCACCCATGCCCGCGACCGTGCCGCGTACCGAGACGCGCTGGCGCTCGGCCCTCGAAGAGCACCAGGTGGCGCTCGCTGGCTATCTGAATGCCGCCGCCGCGCTCCCCGCCGACGCCTGGACGACGCCCTGGCAGCCCGGCAAGTGGACCCCCGCCGAGATCACCGAGCACCTGGCCCTGGTGTACCGCATGTTCATCGGCGAAGCGACCACGGGAACGGCGATGAAGCTCAAGCTGACGCCCTTTCGCAGGCGCATGCTGAAGCTGCTCCTGCTGCCGCACATGCTCTTCCACCGCACCTTTCCCAAGGGTGCCCGCGCCCCGCGCGCGGTGCGCCCCCACACCCCCGGCGGAACCCGCGAAGAGGCGCTGGCGCAGCTGCGAACGCTCGCCGAGCAGTTCGAGCGCGCGGCGGAGACGGCGCGCGGGGCGGGGAGACCGGGGCTCACGCATCCCTACTTCGGCCTGATCGACTGGAACCGCGGCATGCGCTTCGCGGCGCTGCACATCGAGCATCATCGCGGGCAGATCGCACGGAAGCGGAGTGCGTGAGTGGGTGAAGTGCGTGCGTGCGCGCCAGCACTGACGAACGCGCGATCTGTCATCCAGAGGCCCAGGCGCACCTAACTGGCCCGTAGCACACCCCTCGCGGGCCGAAGGATCTAGCCAGGCGGCACTTCCGAGCCCGGGCGCGGCAGCGACACGGAATCCCGAGCCTCGCCCTTACCTCCTCAACCGATGCTGATCCCTCCCGCGGAGAACTTCCGCTCCGAATCGGGCAGCGACATCCCGATGCGTTGCTGGGCGTCGCTTCCCGAAATGGGATACGATCTCGGCGTTCCCGTCGGCGTGGAATGGGAGCCCGAGGCCCGCTCGCTCGCGCTTGCCGAGACGGTGCTTCCCTCGATCGATTCGATCCTGGACGAAGCCGTCGGCCACGTGCGCAAGTACGCGGACGTACAGCGGCTCGGCATCGTTAGCAGCCGGCCGGAGTTGCTGTGCGTGTTCTGCGACGCTGCACGGGAACGCGTGGAACTGAGCTTCTTCTGGGAAGTACAGCTTTACATCCACTGGACGGTCGCATTCCATTGGAGCGGCACCGGCGCCCGTACTCCGCTGGAGTTGTCGATCAGGCCCCGCTGAAGAACGTTCCCGCGAACCAGCCACCAAAGCGCGCGATTATGCATACGAAACATCTCCTGCTGACCACCCTTCTGCTTGCCGCCTGCGGATCGGAGCCGTCTCGAGACACGGACGCCCGGGCTTCTCCCGATTCCATCGCCAAAGCTCCTGCGGCGGTGGTTTGGGACACGGCGGATACCGCTTCGAGCGGACCAGAACGCGGTGCTGCCTCCATCGTGCTCGCGCCGGACGGACTGACGATCGGCGGTGCGGGCGCCCCCAAGCGGCTCGCGTTCGGCGGCGCCCAGGCGGGCGTGCTCGCGGATGTCGACGCCGCGCTGGGCGCGCCGAAGGAGCAGGGAAACCAGGAGGAGTGCCCGGCCGGCCCGCTATATCAGGCATCGTACACGTCCGGCCTGCAGGTGGTGTTTCAGGACGGCGAGTTCGTGGGATGGTTTGCGGGGGAGGGCTCCCGCTTTCGTACCCCGGAGGGCATCGGACCCGGTTCCACCTTGGGCGAGCTGAAGAAGGCCTATCCCGCGACGACCGTCGAGGAAACCTCACTGGGCCACGAGTTCGCGGCGGGCGAGCTCTACGGCGTGGTCACGGGCCCGTCCGACGCCGCCACCGTGGAGGTAATGTTCGCGGGTACCAACTGCATCTTCCGGTGAGGCCCGCCCGCGTGCCGCGCACGATATTTGGCAATTCTGTCCACTATTCGCGGACAGTCGGGTCACTTTGCTCGCTTTTGTCCACTATTCGCGGACCCTTGTGTCATTTTGCCCACATCCGTCCACTATGGCTGAAATGCCGACAACGATGCCGCGTTGGGAGCCGGACGATGCCTCTCGAAGGGCAGCTGCTCTAATCTGTTACACGTCCAGCACTTAGGGCCTTGCTGCTGTTCGGGGCGCGAACTGGATCGGCGATGCGTATGAAGAAAAGTGTTGACACGTAGTGGCGTGACACCCACCTTCTTTTCTGTCCGTCTTGCTTGTACGAAGAGGCCGCGATCCTTCAGCCAGGATTGCGGCCACTGTCGTTTTGCAAGAAGAGGATGCATGCCACCGCGGAAATCGGTCTGGGAGATCACGCTCCGGATTCAGCGACAATCCGACGAGCCTGAGAGGCTGAGTGGCTTGTACCTGTCCGAGACGTCCACGAGGCGGCCCGTTGTCGTACGCGCACTGCTCTGGTTTGCCGCCGCCACGACAGCAGGCTTGATCGGGCTGCTGCTCCAGGTGCTCCTCGGGTGACCGGTTCAGTCCGCGATCGTTCCAGGGTCGTGCTGGTGCCTCCGGGCAGATGATGTGCGCGCCGATCAGTGCACGCTCTCGTCTCGCGAAAGGGACCGTGGGATCGGGGCGCCGCGCCGCGGCGAAGCGGAATGCCTTTCCATGATCGAGCGCTGACCCGCGTTGACCACGCGTAGCCATTAGTATACACTGTCCGCATTCCTCCCTCTTTCCTCGCCCAACCGCCCAACCTTCTCGGCGGTGCGCACCTCTACCCGGAGCCAACGTGCGGAAGTGGATCAGGAGCCGCAGCCTGAGCATCGCCGCGATCACTCTGTTCCTGGCGGCCTTCGTGGGCCAGGTGCTGACGGGGCGTGCCGAGTACAACCAGGACCAGCAGGCGCACGGGGAAGAATCCGCTTCGCTGGTGCAGTACCTGGCGACGGGCCACTTCGGCGAGGCGACGCTGGAGAACTGGGAATCCGAATTCCTGCAGATGGCGGTGTTCGTGTTTCTGACCGCGTTCCTCGTGCAGCGCGGATCGGCGGAGAGCAAGAAGCCGGATGACGAGTCCGGCGCGGGCGAGGAGCCGAGCGACGAAGACCCCGCGAAGCACCGGAACGATCCCCGCGCCCCCTGGCCCGTCCGCCGCGGGGGCATCGCCCTGGCGCTGTACCGGAACTCGCTGTCCATCGTGCTGTTCCTGCTGTTCCTGGCCTCGTTCTGGGGCCACGCCATCACCGGCGCGGTGGAGTACAGCGAAGACCAGCTGGCGCATGGCGACGTGGCCGTGGGTACGCTGGGCTACCTCACCACGTCGCGCTTCTGGTTCGAGAGCTTCCAGAATTGGCAGAGCGAGTTCCTGTCGGTGTTCGCCATCGCGGGCCTGTCCATCTGGCTCCGGCAGCAGCACTCGCCCGAGAGCAAGCCCGTTCACGCGCCGCACGAGCAGACGGGCGAGGAGTAACGGGGCGTCTGCGCACGCATCCGCTCGACGCGTTCGCCGCGGCCATGTTGCTGGCTGGCGAATTCCGGTTTTCTGCCGGGCCGCGTCACGCGTTCAGCATTCAGCGCCTGCGCGGCGGGTGGAAGCCGTGGATCGGCGCGCCGTGCCGCAGCGAAAGCGGAATGCTGCTCACTGAATGGCCGGCGTTGCACCGGACCGGGGAACGGCGTAGACTGTGCCGCATCCGCCGTTTGTTTCTCGCCCGATCGGCCTCTCCGCATGATCAGTTCGAAGTCCCTTCTGGCGCTGGCCGCCGGCCTGGCGCTCTCGTCCGCTCCCGCCGCCGCGCAGGGCCGCTGGATCGCCGCGTACGCACCGGCGCAGGATCCGCTCACCGCCGCACTCGGCGCTTCGCTGCAGCAGTGGGGGATGCTGGAATCGATGCTGGAGCCGTTGAACAGGGACATGCAGCTGCCACGCGACATTACCGTCGAATTGGCGGAGTGCGGCACCCCCAGCGCCACGTACGATCCGGGCCGGCCCGCGATCCGGCTCTGCTACGAGCTGTTCAACCAACTCATGGCGTACTCCACGGCGCGCGGAGACAGCTCCGCCGCGCTGTTCGGGCGGGCGTTCAACCTCATCTTCCTGCACCAGGCGGGGCACGCGCTGATCGACCTCCTGAAGCTGCAGCCCGGGGTACCACTGGAGGAGGCCGCCGACCAGTTCGCCGTCATCAACACGACGGGCTTCGGCGATCCGGAGCGTTGGGTGGACGCCGCCGCCGCCCTTCACCAGCACGCCGTGGACTGGGAGCACCCCGGCTCCGGAGAAACCGCCTTGTACTTCGGCAGCGACCCGGACGCGTTCGGTG
This genomic interval from Longimicrobium sp. contains the following:
- a CDS encoding COX15/CtaA family protein; the protein is MSINPNAHKGFARAAQLVLAYTMAVVLWGAYVRATGSGAGCGRHWPRCNGQTIPRSPSAETIIEFTHRATSGLALLAVVALLLYGFRSLPKGAPARAGAVASVVLMLTEAAVGAGLVLLELVGANSSGWRAFMMALHLVNTFFLLGALTLTAWWATGAPRIRLRGQGAAAVLMLSAIVLTLIVGVTGAITALGDTLFPKTSVGLNLSPTAHFLERLRVVHPAIAIATGLFVVLSGAAVRRMRPDPSTVRFSRMLAWLFGLQIVAGTVNVVLLVPVWMQIVHLLLADALWIALVLTAASALAERDPHGHVEETAQSRLPEPAVL
- a CDS encoding heme o synthase encodes the protein MSEAIAALSTEPLSAPRPAPPRDGADAQMTTATQRAGMAAARTGSGGVAQRLRDYVTLTKPRIISLLLVTTAAPMFIALGRMPGAGVLLWTLLGGYLMAGGANAINMFMDRDIDAHMPRTKLRPIPSGRMSPGHVLAFGVTLGAAAFALFAFKVNLISGILALAGLLFYVFVYTRWLKRTSPQNIVIGGAAGAFPPLVGWAAATGEISLTAVYLFMIVFFWTPPHFWALALVKQKDYGRAGVPMAPNVWGERETMKQMLLYTLILVPLSLGPVTYGGLGAFYGVMAAILGLWFLRDVVRVMRAADFVKPAWALYRNSLLYLALLFVAMAIDGVVSAEGERSPGVVFVRSSPVAVAAEPAAP
- a CDS encoding DinB family protein; translated protein: MPATVPRTETRWRSALEEHQVALAGYLNAAAALPADAWTTPWQPGKWTPAEITEHLALVYRMFIGEATTGTAMKLKLTPFRRRMLKLLLLPHMLFHRTFPKGARAPRAVRPHTPGGTREEALAQLRTLAEQFERAAETARGAGRPGLTHPYFGLIDWNRGMRFAALHIEHHRGQIARKRSA
- a CDS encoding DUF6766 family protein — translated: MRKWIRSRSLSIAAITLFLAAFVGQVLTGRAEYNQDQQAHGEESASLVQYLATGHFGEATLENWESEFLQMAVFVFLTAFLVQRGSAESKKPDDESGAGEEPSDEDPAKHRNDPRAPWPVRRGGIALALYRNSLSIVLFLLFLASFWGHAITGAVEYSEDQLAHGDVAVGTLGYLTTSRFWFESFQNWQSEFLSVFAIAGLSIWLRQQHSPESKPVHAPHEQTGEE
- a CDS encoding DUF4344 domain-containing metallopeptidase codes for the protein MISSKSLLALAAGLALSSAPAAAQGRWIAAYAPAQDPLTAALGASLQQWGMLESMLEPLNRDMQLPRDITVELAECGTPSATYDPGRPAIRLCYELFNQLMAYSTARGDSSAALFGRAFNLIFLHQAGHALIDLLKLQPGVPLEEAADQFAVINTTGFGDPERWVDAAAALHQHAVDWEHPGSGETALYFGSDPDAFGAPAGKGRPRPAGAANCKHEYDAVLTAWVTMLEPYLRN